One window of Halonatronomonas betaini genomic DNA carries:
- the phnE gene encoding phosphonate ABC transporter, permease protein PhnE: MSSNDYNWQLKGISRVLKELLFWAAGIWLFIYCWNILSARTMWPFVYDGAEQASKLLFRMFPPNWPYFFELLRPIWDTITIATIGTLAAVIFSLFVAYLAAENTTPHPTLRYFALLIIVTSRSVSSLIWAIILVIILGPGVLAGIIAISFRSIGFVSKLLYESIEEIDKNQVEAVAATGASKFSTLIYSVVPQVFPTFIGTSIYRWDINIRESTVVGLVGARGIGLQLNEAILGLKWPDAIIIFMMILSLVLFSEFFSARIRKIII; the protein is encoded by the coding sequence ATGTCGAGTAATGATTATAACTGGCAACTAAAGGGGATTAGCCGAGTATTAAAAGAATTATTATTCTGGGCAGCAGGAATCTGGCTTTTTATTTATTGCTGGAACATACTATCAGCCCGGACCATGTGGCCCTTTGTATATGATGGAGCAGAACAGGCTTCCAAATTATTATTTAGAATGTTTCCACCAAATTGGCCTTATTTTTTTGAACTTTTACGGCCAATCTGGGATACAATTACAATAGCTACTATTGGAACACTGGCAGCAGTAATATTTTCATTATTTGTTGCTTATCTAGCAGCCGAAAATACAACCCCCCACCCAACTTTAAGGTATTTTGCTCTTTTAATAATTGTAACATCTAGATCTGTTAGTTCATTAATCTGGGCAATTATACTTGTAATAATTTTAGGTCCAGGTGTTCTGGCAGGTATAATAGCTATTTCATTTAGATCAATTGGTTTTGTCTCGAAATTGCTCTATGAAAGCATAGAAGAGATAGATAAAAACCAGGTAGAGGCAGTTGCGGCAACAGGAGCATCCAAGTTTTCTACTCTGATTTATTCAGTAGTTCCTCAGGTATTTCCTACTTTTATTGGGACATCAATCTATCGCTGGGATATAAATATTAGAGAATCTACAGTAGTCGGACTTGTTGGAGCTAGAGGCATAGGCCTGCAGTTAAATGAAGCAATCTTAGGTCTTAAATGGCCAGATGCAATAATTATTTTTATGATGATTTTATCTTTAGTTTTATTTTCAGAATTCTTCTCTGCCAGGATCAGAAAGATCATCATTTAA
- a CDS encoding DUF47 domain-containing protein, translating into MIKLFKESDKLEVNLVDLTELVGKCMANSLEALFLYLEEGESHEVKVLIDTVHEYESKADKLRREIITSILDGRLMPNTRSDILNLVESIDDIADFSEDIIDEIIFLRLKFTYLDLDRARQMQELLLEQFEKLIDGLKLLFIEMNQALVYARQLEEIESKLDDIEEEMIREIGQNQELDAAEKLSHRNLIKNISDLADIIEKVGDVMEVIVSVRHG; encoded by the coding sequence ATGATAAAACTATTCAAAGAATCTGATAAACTGGAAGTAAATTTAGTTGATTTAACAGAATTAGTAGGCAAATGTATGGCCAATTCCTTAGAGGCCCTTTTTCTATATTTAGAAGAGGGAGAAAGCCATGAAGTTAAGGTGCTTATCGATACTGTGCATGAATATGAAAGTAAGGCTGATAAACTAAGGCGGGAAATAATCACCAGTATTTTAGATGGCAGGTTAATGCCTAATACAAGAAGTGATATTTTAAATTTAGTAGAGTCGATTGATGATATAGCTGATTTCTCAGAAGATATTATTGATGAAATTATATTTTTAAGATTAAAGTTTACCTATCTTGATTTAGACAGAGCCAGGCAAATGCAGGAACTACTCCTGGAACAATTTGAAAAACTAATTGATGGCCTAAAACTTTTATTTATAGAGATGAATCAGGCTCTAGTTTATGCCCGACAACTTGAAGAAATTGAATCAAAACTTGATGATATAGAAGAAGAAATGATTAGAGAAATTGGTCAAAACCAAGAATTAGATGCAGCAGAAAAACTTTCACATCGCAATCTGATTAAAAATATTTCTGACCTGGCTGATATTATCGAGAAAGTTGGAGATGTTATGGAAGTTATAGTATCTGTTAGACATGGGTAA
- the phnE gene encoding phosphonate ABC transporter, permease protein PhnE, producing MTKNNEDYTWQRPRLIKSKNLRYLIFSLLTAYLILTFISLRIDPQRILLGLSRSQSYFADFLRPDFFSRGSSIIDGILESLTMTYIATVFGVIISIPFAFGAAENISPKPIYYISRAVIVISRSFQEVVIAIFFVVIIGFGPMAGVLTLTFSSIGFIAKLLAEEIEDINWSQVEAIKATGASWPKLMNYAIIPQVLPRFIGLVVYRLDINFRASAVIGVVGAGGIGTTLNAAFDRYEFDSASAILIVMIAIVMLGELFSSFIRKKVNE from the coding sequence TTGACGAAGAACAACGAAGATTACACCTGGCAGCGTCCTCGTCTAATTAAAAGTAAAAATTTACGATATTTAATTTTTTCATTGCTTACTGCATATTTAATTTTAACTTTTATTTCATTAAGGATTGATCCCCAGCGGATCTTACTGGGCTTGAGTAGAAGCCAGAGTTACTTTGCAGATTTTCTAAGACCAGATTTTTTCTCCAGGGGCAGCTCTATTATTGATGGTATTTTAGAAAGTTTAACAATGACCTATATTGCAACAGTATTTGGAGTTATAATTTCTATTCCCTTTGCCTTTGGGGCAGCTGAAAATATTTCCCCTAAACCAATTTATTATATTTCCCGGGCAGTAATTGTAATTTCAAGAAGTTTTCAAGAAGTTGTTATTGCCATCTTTTTTGTAGTAATCATTGGTTTTGGACCAATGGCTGGAGTTTTAACACTTACCTTTAGCAGTATTGGGTTTATAGCTAAACTTTTAGCAGAAGAAATTGAAGATATAAATTGGAGCCAGGTAGAGGCTATAAAAGCTACCGGTGCCTCCTGGCCAAAATTAATGAACTATGCAATTATTCCCCAGGTGCTGCCCCGGTTTATAGGTCTGGTAGTTTATAGACTTGACATAAATTTTAGAGCATCAGCTGTAATAGGAGTCGTCGGGGCTGGTGGAATTGGCACAACTTTAAATGCTGCTTTTGACCGTTATGAATTTGACTCAGCCTCAGCAATTTTAATAGTAATGATTGCAATTGTAATGCTAGGAGAATTATTTTCTTCTTTTATAAGAAAAAAAGTTAATGAGTAA
- the phnD gene encoding phosphate/phosphite/phosphonate ABC transporter substrate-binding protein: protein MKKFGGIFTVLVLSVLIFTGVVIAEQVDHGDLAEGFVDYDGDLVADVPADESEWINPDQIIFSYTPVEEPSVYKTAWSDFLDHLAEVTGKEVMFYAVENYAAQLEALRAGRIHIAGVNTGSVPFAVNTAGVVPFAMMANEDGSFGYEMEVITQKDSELEGLEDLEGKTVAFVSQTSNSGFKAPSAILKSEMGFEAGEDYETTFSGRHDNSIMGVYNGDYEVAAIANSVMNRMAANGAIDTSEIKTIYKSQTFPTTAYTYVNNLHPGLAQEIKKAFMTFDWEDTSLDEEFSEDKFIPIDYKTYWEVIRTIDKANGVEYK from the coding sequence ATGAAAAAATTTGGTGGAATATTTACAGTTTTAGTTCTTTCAGTTCTAATTTTTACTGGCGTTGTTATTGCAGAACAGGTAGATCATGGTGACCTGGCAGAAGGTTTTGTTGATTATGATGGTGATTTAGTTGCTGATGTCCCTGCTGATGAGTCAGAATGGATTAATCCAGACCAAATAATTTTTTCCTACACACCAGTTGAAGAACCATCAGTTTATAAAACCGCCTGGTCAGATTTTTTAGATCATCTGGCTGAAGTAACTGGCAAAGAAGTTATGTTTTATGCAGTTGAAAACTATGCTGCTCAGTTAGAAGCTTTAAGGGCTGGTAGAATTCATATTGCTGGGGTTAATACAGGAAGTGTTCCTTTTGCTGTAAATACTGCAGGAGTTGTCCCCTTTGCAATGATGGCAAATGAGGATGGCAGTTTTGGTTATGAAATGGAAGTTATTACCCAAAAAGATAGTGAACTGGAAGGTTTAGAGGATCTTGAAGGCAAGACAGTTGCCTTTGTTTCTCAGACATCTAACTCAGGATTTAAAGCTCCTTCTGCAATTTTAAAATCTGAAATGGGCTTTGAAGCAGGCGAAGACTATGAAACAACATTTAGTGGCCGTCATGATAACTCAATTATGGGTGTCTATAATGGAGATTATGAAGTTGCAGCAATTGCAAACTCAGTTATGAATAGAATGGCTGCCAATGGAGCAATTGATACTTCAGAAATAAAGACAATTTATAAATCTCAGACCTTTCCAACTACAGCTTACACATATGTCAATAACCTGCATCCAGGCTTAGCACAAGAAATCAAAAAAGCTTTCATGACCTTTGACTGGGAAGATACAAGCTTAGATGAAGAATTTAGTGAAGATAAGTTTATTCCAATAGATTATAAGACATACTGGGAAGTAATTAGAACTATTGATAAGGCAAATGGAGTAGAATACAAGTAA
- a CDS encoding response regulator codes for MTENLTLEQQYEIIFNNTNDAIFLLDVDKDDQIRFLKLNRTHEELTGLKTEDIKGKTPIEVFGEEFGSILEKNYRLCLKKKENIKYEEELDLPRGKKYWSTSLSPVIQNGRVVKIVGTARDITSRKKSEKQVKKLKNRLELATSSAGIGIWELNLKSDDLYWNDNMFELYEMAKETENNQYKQWVDNIHPEDREATNNKFKNAVSQNKDYQDEFRVLTPAGEIKYIKAFGRIFTDFETSDKIMVGINYDITQQKKAEKRRKEYAKELELKNFELKQAQEEAVQASKAKSEFLATMSHEIRTPMNSIIGMAEILSDTDLNNQQKNYLEILINASDNLLNLINDILDLSKIESGMIEIEELEFSLNQLTDSLVDLFAKQAFDKGIEFLYFIDNDVPKNLKGPANRLRQILINLLGNAVKFTDAGEVELKISLDKYMSKNQDDFAILEFKVRDTGIGIKPEDQKKIFSSFTQVDSSNTRQYGGTGLGLAISKRLIEMIDGSLELESTYGEGSTFSFKVPFKLSNEDNKIFSTYKNLDLTSKRILIVDDNNTNLMILDKNLSFLNARIEKFQDPGKVLEHLKSDQDYDLIITDFFMPEINGYQLAKMIKEDLKLINIPIIMLTSDYEQEYQYTNFEKYLNIKITKPVKRQALYNSICEVLSCEIKSPEKKEAKKNIVNSNKKLSILLAEDNPDNRTLIELYMKKTGDDLIIATNGQEAIDQFKENKVDLILMDIQMPEVDGYQALKRIRKLERDRENLTPIIALTAYALDNEVEKSLAAGFNDHLAKPIKKNLLFKTIDNYR; via the coding sequence ATGACTGAGAATTTAACCCTTGAGCAGCAATATGAAATAATTTTTAATAATACCAATGATGCCATATTCTTATTAGATGTGGATAAAGATGATCAAATAAGATTTCTTAAGTTAAATAGAACCCATGAGGAATTAACAGGGCTTAAGACTGAAGATATTAAAGGTAAAACACCGATTGAAGTCTTTGGAGAAGAATTTGGTAGTATCCTTGAAAAAAATTATCGATTATGTTTAAAGAAAAAAGAAAATATTAAATATGAAGAGGAATTAGACCTGCCCAGGGGCAAAAAATACTGGTCGACATCATTATCACCAGTAATTCAAAATGGAAGAGTAGTCAAGATTGTTGGTACCGCAAGAGATATAACCAGCAGAAAAAAATCAGAAAAGCAGGTTAAAAAATTAAAGAATAGATTAGAGTTAGCTACCAGCAGTGCAGGTATCGGCATCTGGGAATTAAACTTAAAAAGTGATGACCTTTACTGGAATGACAATATGTTTGAATTATATGAAATGGCGAAGGAAACTGAAAATAATCAGTATAAACAATGGGTAGATAATATCCATCCTGAGGATAGAGAAGCAACTAATAATAAATTTAAAAATGCAGTTAGTCAAAATAAAGATTATCAGGATGAATTTAGAGTCTTAACCCCTGCTGGAGAAATTAAATATATTAAAGCCTTTGGTAGGATCTTTACTGATTTTGAAACCTCAGATAAAATTATGGTCGGGATAAATTATGATATCACCCAGCAGAAAAAAGCTGAGAAAAGACGGAAAGAATACGCTAAAGAATTGGAGTTAAAGAATTTTGAACTGAAGCAGGCCCAGGAAGAGGCAGTTCAGGCTTCTAAGGCTAAATCTGAGTTCTTAGCAACAATGAGCCATGAAATTCGAACACCGATGAACTCAATTATTGGTATGGCTGAAATTTTATCTGATACAGATTTAAATAATCAGCAAAAAAATTATCTTGAAATATTAATCAATGCCAGTGATAATTTATTGAACTTGATTAATGATATCCTTGATCTATCTAAGATAGAATCAGGAATGATCGAAATAGAAGAACTAGAATTTAGTTTAAATCAATTAACAGATTCTCTAGTAGATTTATTTGCCAAGCAGGCCTTTGATAAGGGGATAGAATTTCTCTACTTTATTGATAATGATGTACCTAAAAACTTGAAAGGACCTGCAAATAGGTTAAGACAGATTTTGATTAATTTATTAGGAAATGCAGTTAAATTTACTGATGCAGGTGAAGTTGAGTTAAAAATATCTTTAGATAAATATATGAGCAAAAACCAGGATGACTTTGCAATTTTAGAATTCAAAGTAAGGGACACAGGGATCGGGATTAAGCCTGAAGATCAGAAAAAAATCTTTTCTAGCTTTACCCAGGTTGATTCCTCTAATACCCGGCAGTACGGGGGAACTGGCCTAGGACTTGCAATTTCAAAGAGATTAATAGAAATGATCGATGGCAGCCTGGAATTAGAAAGTACCTATGGAGAAGGCAGTACCTTTTCATTTAAAGTTCCCTTTAAATTATCAAATGAAGATAACAAGATTTTTTCTACTTATAAAAACCTTGATCTTACCTCAAAAAGAATTTTGATTGTAGATGATAATAACACAAATTTAATGATCCTTGATAAAAATCTAAGCTTTTTAAATGCTAGAATAGAAAAATTTCAGGATCCTGGGAAAGTTTTAGAACATCTAAAATCAGATCAGGATTATGATTTAATAATAACTGACTTTTTTATGCCAGAAATTAATGGTTATCAGTTAGCAAAAATGATTAAAGAAGATTTGAAGCTGATTAATATACCAATAATCATGCTGACATCTGATTACGAACAAGAATACCAGTATACTAATTTTGAAAAATATTTAAATATAAAAATAACAAAGCCAGTAAAAAGACAGGCATTGTATAATTCTATCTGTGAGGTTTTGTCCTGCGAGATAAAATCACCAGAGAAAAAAGAAGCTAAAAAGAATATAGTTAATTCAAATAAAAAATTAAGTATTTTATTAGCAGAAGATAATCCAGACAACAGGACATTGATTGAATTATATATGAAAAAGACTGGCGATGACTTAATAATTGCTACTAATGGCCAGGAGGCAATCGATCAATTTAAAGAAAATAAAGTTGATTTAATTTTAATGGATATTCAAATGCCAGAAGTAGATGGTTATCAGGCCCTAAAAAGGATCAGAAAGTTAGAAAGAGATAGAGAGAATCTAACCCCAATTATTGCCCTGACAGCATATGCCTTAGATAATGAAGTTGAAAAATCTTTAGCTGCAGGCTTCAATGATCACCTGGCTAAACCAATAAAGAAAAATCTATTATTTAAGACAATAGATAATTATCGCTAA
- a CDS encoding phosphatase, translating to MIEIKADLHTHTVHSGHAYSTLDEIAREASKKGLELIAITDHGPAMPDGPHEYYFGNLCILPEELYGVKILKGVEANILKGGKLDLSSEYLNKLDFVAAGIHDKTGHNLKDKVEYTEAVIKAVERGYIDMLSHPVNSNFPLDLGEIVEACKNNEVILEINASSYNPAKNFSRADRMATVKLINLARKNNVPLAFNSDAHFCKQVGNISYLKGIFRETYLQPEDVINTSADKVISYIYNRTVNQISMPSFNDSNQVLIKA from the coding sequence ATGATAGAAATAAAAGCAGATCTGCATACCCATACAGTTCATAGCGGCCATGCCTATTCGACCCTTGATGAAATAGCTAGAGAAGCTTCAAAAAAAGGTCTGGAATTAATTGCAATCACAGACCATGGACCGGCAATGCCAGATGGTCCCCATGAATATTACTTTGGCAACCTATGTATTTTACCTGAAGAATTATATGGCGTTAAGATATTAAAGGGAGTTGAAGCTAATATCTTAAAAGGAGGTAAACTGGATCTTTCATCGGAGTATCTAAATAAATTAGATTTTGTAGCAGCCGGTATCCATGATAAAACAGGCCATAATCTAAAAGATAAAGTTGAATATACTGAGGCAGTGATTAAAGCAGTGGAAAGAGGTTATATCGATATGCTCAGTCATCCAGTCAATAGTAATTTCCCGCTGGATCTTGGGGAAATAGTTGAGGCCTGTAAAAATAATGAAGTTATCTTAGAAATTAATGCAAGCAGTTATAACCCGGCCAAGAACTTTAGCAGGGCTGATAGAATGGCTACTGTAAAATTAATTAACCTGGCCAGAAAGAATAATGTTCCCCTGGCATTCAACAGTGATGCCCACTTCTGTAAACAGGTCGGTAATATCTCATATCTTAAAGGAATATTTAGAGAAACCTATTTGCAACCAGAGGATGTAATAAATACTTCAGCAGATAAAGTAATATCATACATTTATAATCGCACAGTAAATCAAATTTCAATGCCTTCATTTAATGATAGCAATCAAGTTTTAATCAAGGCTTAG
- the phnC gene encoding phosphonate ABC transporter ATP-binding protein produces MLEINGLHKEYPGGDLALRGVNIKLNKGEITAVIGPSGAGKSTLIRCINRLVEPTAGDIVLQNQNIKELDKKELKNKRREIGMIFQEYALVERLTVMENVLSGRLGYVSFWRAWLRKFPQKDINQAYQLLKRLGLKDHVTKRADQLSGGQRQRVGIARALIQDPKLLLVDEPTASLDPKTSRQIMRLITELARERELAALINIHDVSLAKEYVSRIIGMRQGEIVFDGSPAELNKKTLTTIYGEEDWEKLSEDDDDSNDDERAQQGGNDIVDEEQRRLHLAASSSN; encoded by the coding sequence ATGCTTGAGATTAATGGTTTGCATAAAGAATATCCAGGAGGAGATTTAGCTCTTCGTGGTGTTAACATTAAATTAAATAAAGGAGAAATTACAGCAGTAATCGGTCCATCTGGTGCCGGCAAATCCACATTAATTCGCTGTATTAATCGCTTAGTTGAGCCAACAGCTGGAGATATAGTTCTTCAGAATCAAAACATTAAAGAGCTAGACAAAAAGGAACTTAAGAATAAAAGAAGAGAAATCGGGATGATTTTTCAGGAATATGCCTTAGTAGAAAGATTAACTGTAATGGAAAATGTTTTATCAGGCAGGCTTGGATATGTGTCTTTCTGGAGAGCCTGGCTCAGGAAATTTCCTCAGAAAGATATTAATCAGGCGTATCAACTCTTAAAAAGATTAGGTTTAAAAGATCATGTCACTAAAAGAGCCGATCAACTTTCAGGAGGCCAGAGACAGAGAGTTGGTATAGCTAGAGCTTTAATTCAAGACCCAAAACTTCTATTAGTTGATGAACCAACTGCCAGCCTTGATCCTAAAACTTCAAGACAGATCATGCGCTTAATTACTGAATTAGCCAGAGAAAGAGAACTTGCAGCTTTAATCAATATCCATGATGTCAGTTTGGCTAAAGAATATGTTAGTAGAATAATTGGGATGAGACAGGGTGAAATTGTATTCGATGGTAGCCCTGCAGAATTAAATAAGAAAACACTGACTACTATTTATGGAGAAGAAGATTGGGAAAAATTAAGTGAAGATGATGATGACAGTAATGATGACGAAAGAGCTCAACAAGGGGGTAATGATATTGTTGACGAAGAACAACGAAGATTACACCTGGCAGCGTCCTCGTCTAATTAA